One window from the genome of Bacteroidota bacterium encodes:
- a CDS encoding MoxR family ATPase — MDEVTLVREINEKFNTVKAEIGKVIVGQTDIVEQLLISLLSRGHCLLVGVPGLAKTLLIKTVAEATDLKFGRIQFTPDLMPSDITGTDIIEEDPITRRREFRFIPGPVFSNVILADEINRTPPKTQAALLEAMQEYKVTVAGKTYSLETPFFVLATQNPIEQEGTYPLPEAQLDRFMFNLWLDYPSYDEEVEIIKSTTSAFMPVVSPVISASELLSYQSLIRSVPVADNIIEYAAKIVHSTRPGTPDSPQFIKEWVRWGAGPRASQYLILAAKTRAVLYGRFTPNKDDVKSVLNPILRHRIIPNFSAEAEGITSVDIVKKLIETV; from the coding sequence TTGGACGAAGTAACACTCGTACGGGAGATTAACGAGAAGTTTAACACAGTTAAAGCTGAAATCGGCAAGGTAATTGTCGGTCAGACAGACATCGTCGAACAGCTTCTAATTTCACTCCTTTCCCGCGGTCACTGTCTGCTGGTTGGGGTTCCCGGTCTCGCAAAAACTCTTCTTATCAAAACGGTGGCTGAAGCCACAGACCTGAAATTTGGCAGGATTCAGTTCACACCTGATTTGATGCCCTCTGATATTACAGGTACCGACATCATTGAGGAAGATCCGATTACCAGACGGCGTGAATTCCGTTTCATTCCCGGACCGGTCTTTTCGAATGTGATTCTTGCCGATGAGATAAACAGAACTCCGCCAAAAACCCAGGCGGCACTTCTCGAAGCAATGCAGGAATATAAAGTGACGGTTGCCGGGAAGACTTATTCTCTTGAAACACCTTTTTTTGTTCTTGCCACACAAAACCCTATTGAACAGGAGGGGACATATCCTCTTCCTGAAGCACAACTCGACAGGTTTATGTTTAATTTGTGGCTCGATTATCCTTCTTACGATGAAGAGGTTGAGATAATCAAATCGACCACAAGTGCATTTATGCCGGTGGTCAGTCCTGTTATTTCTGCTTCCGAATTACTCTCTTATCAGTCGCTGATTCGTTCGGTACCGGTAGCTGATAACATTATCGAGTACGCAGCAAAAATAGTTCACAGTACCAGACCGGGAACTCCCGATTCACCTCAGTTCATCAAGGAATGGGTAAGATGGGGAGCGGGCCCGAGAGCCTCACAATATCTTATACTTGCAGCAAAAACCAGAGCTGTGTTGTATGGAAGGTTTACCCCCAACAAAGATGATGTAAAGTCGGTACTCAATCCGATACTGCGGCACAGGATTATCCCTAATTTCAGTGCGGAAGCGGAGGGTATAACCTCGGTGGATATTGTAAAAAAACTGATTGAAACAGTTTAA
- a CDS encoding peptidylprolyl isomerase: MLKKALLVFLLLFGGGTLFSQEVAEKIAAIVDNDVILQSEVSLRAAIEAKRTGENPDNPAFLAAVLNSMIEEKLLYAYAILDSIIVTKPEIDQYMTYQVSQLIKQFGSEEAVEKTYNKSMAQIKKELEPEIEKNLLMKKAQDKKFGTIEVSRREVEEFFAKYRDSLGTTPEKVKISHIFRSPSKSERIMKIAVDFANKLLDSLKNGADFGELAKRYSDDPGSAVNGGDIGFTARGMLFPEYESVAFRLRVGEMSGVIESPAGYHIIQLLDRRGEQIKTRHILVRVKPDEQTDYELINFLTDLRDTLVRDKGDFKFYAKKYSQDQRTSKSGGVLGTFFIDKLDAALKETVARIKEGEISFPKRIDYGQDEYGYHIVKLDSRIPRHEPNLEIDYDEIKELAVMYKQKRLEQEWLNDLKTKIFWEIK, encoded by the coding sequence ATGCTTAAAAAAGCTTTACTGGTGTTCCTTCTCCTTTTCGGAGGGGGAACACTTTTTTCACAAGAGGTTGCAGAAAAAATTGCAGCAATTGTTGACAATGATGTTATTCTCCAGAGTGAAGTTTCGCTCCGTGCTGCCATTGAAGCAAAGAGGACAGGTGAAAATCCTGACAATCCTGCTTTTCTTGCTGCAGTGCTTAACAGTATGATAGAGGAAAAACTTCTCTATGCTTATGCGATTCTCGATTCGATAATCGTAACCAAACCCGAAATTGATCAGTATATGACTTATCAGGTTTCTCAGCTTATAAAGCAGTTCGGTTCCGAGGAAGCGGTCGAGAAAACATACAACAAGTCGATGGCACAGATCAAAAAAGAACTTGAGCCCGAGATCGAGAAGAATCTGCTGATGAAAAAAGCTCAGGATAAAAAGTTTGGCACAATCGAAGTAAGCAGAAGGGAAGTGGAAGAGTTTTTTGCGAAGTATCGCGACAGTCTCGGCACAACCCCTGAAAAGGTAAAAATCTCACATATCTTCCGTTCCCCCTCCAAGTCGGAACGGATCATGAAAATTGCTGTTGATTTTGCCAACAAACTCCTCGATTCGTTGAAAAACGGTGCTGATTTTGGAGAACTTGCAAAGAGATATTCAGATGATCCGGGAAGTGCCGTCAATGGTGGTGATATCGGATTTACGGCAAGAGGTATGCTCTTCCCCGAATATGAGTCGGTGGCATTCAGACTGAGAGTTGGTGAAATGTCAGGTGTGATTGAATCTCCTGCCGGATACCACATCATACAGTTACTCGACCGGAGAGGTGAGCAGATTAAGACTCGTCACATCCTTGTGAGAGTAAAACCTGATGAACAGACAGATTATGAACTGATCAATTTCCTCACCGATCTTCGTGATACCCTGGTCAGAGACAAAGGTGATTTTAAGTTTTACGCCAAAAAATACAGCCAGGATCAGAGAACCTCCAAATCGGGTGGTGTACTCGGCACATTCTTTATTGATAAACTGGATGCTGCTTTAAAGGAAACGGTAGCCAGAATCAAAGAGGGCGAAATAAGTTTCCCTAAAAGAATCGATTACGGACAGGATGAATATGGCTATCACATAGTAAAGCTTGATTCAAGAATTCCGAGACACGAGCCAAACCTTGAAATAGATTATGATGAGATTAAGGAATTGGCAGTCATGTACAAGCAGAAGAGACTTGAGCAGGAATGGTTGAATGATTTGAAAACAAAAATCTTTTGGGAGATCAAATAA
- a CDS encoding peptidylprolyl isomerase, producing the protein MLKKTLFISLTLLAGFFLSACSGGGQTAVAEFTGANKQNNKVTLSEFERAYAKTVGGVENARKDDQEKLKNFLEVYTNFKMKLLDGVERGFDKDQAMNQELDDYLKQVGQTYIVEKELIEPAVKQMWERRKKELRVSHIMTRPDSLDSEEPKLLLEGLLKRINAGESFEKLAAEFSKDEYSAKNGGDIYYITSGMIVPEFEDAAYTLAPGQVYPGVVTTRFGYHLIKVTEIRDRVPQIRASHILINYLDPNGNQDTAYATARMDTVVQRLKNGENFSDLARVYSDDPGSKSSGGDLGFFERRMMVPEFDEAAFNLKLGQLSPVVKTGYGLHLIMVTEIKPYPSFDEDKENLKKMYRQIRYNNEYAELLKKTRDRYNFTENEQLFALLESIGDTVDITKGYFNAEWRNDYKDSVAFTIENVTYPLDSLVANMNKRFEFISKPFTFSMLSEGAVKMANDKVLEIDAKYLPKRNEDFARLMEDYRNGIYIFKLQELEVWNKIKSDSTYLVQYYDAHKAGYNWPDRVEFGEIFVKTDSLAKSIYKEAISGADFESLAGKYTERSNMRGKMGKHPLQDVNFNNLYQEANKHPEGFITAPFSIDGGFSIIKVYKKDKSRTKTYEEAKPEVLSGYNEQEQKNLENVYINSLKAKYKPVYFYDALKEAFKN; encoded by the coding sequence ATGTTGAAAAAAACATTGTTTATTAGCTTGACATTACTTGCCGGATTTTTCCTTTCAGCATGTTCAGGTGGTGGACAGACCGCAGTGGCTGAATTCACCGGAGCGAACAAACAAAACAATAAAGTTACACTTTCTGAATTTGAAAGAGCATATGCCAAGACAGTTGGCGGGGTTGAAAACGCAAGGAAAGATGATCAGGAAAAACTGAAAAATTTCCTTGAGGTTTATACCAATTTCAAAATGAAACTTCTGGATGGTGTCGAAAGGGGATTCGATAAAGATCAGGCAATGAATCAGGAACTTGATGATTACCTCAAACAGGTTGGTCAGACCTACATTGTTGAGAAAGAATTGATAGAGCCCGCAGTTAAACAGATGTGGGAAAGAAGAAAAAAAGAACTCAGAGTAAGTCATATTATGACCAGACCTGATTCATTGGATTCAGAGGAACCCAAGTTGTTGCTTGAGGGACTCTTAAAAAGAATAAATGCAGGTGAAAGTTTTGAGAAACTGGCTGCCGAATTTTCAAAAGACGAATACAGTGCCAAAAATGGCGGAGATATTTATTATATCACTTCGGGAATGATCGTTCCTGAATTTGAAGATGCAGCCTATACACTCGCACCCGGTCAGGTGTATCCTGGAGTGGTGACTACAAGGTTTGGCTACCATCTGATTAAAGTAACCGAGATCAGAGACAGAGTTCCGCAGATCAGGGCAAGTCACATACTCATCAATTATCTTGATCCGAACGGTAATCAGGATACTGCATATGCTACAGCAAGAATGGATACAGTTGTTCAGAGATTGAAAAACGGTGAGAATTTCAGCGATCTGGCAAGAGTTTATTCAGATGATCCTGGATCAAAATCATCCGGAGGTGACCTCGGGTTTTTTGAGAGAAGAATGATGGTACCCGAGTTTGATGAAGCGGCATTCAACCTGAAACTTGGTCAGCTTTCCCCTGTAGTAAAAACAGGTTACGGTCTTCATCTGATCATGGTCACCGAGATCAAACCTTATCCTTCCTTTGACGAAGACAAAGAAAACCTGAAGAAAATGTACCGCCAGATCAGGTATAACAACGAATATGCCGAACTCCTGAAGAAAACCAGAGACAGATACAATTTCACTGAAAACGAACAGTTGTTTGCCCTTCTCGAATCGATCGGTGACACAGTCGACATTACCAAAGGTTATTTTAATGCAGAGTGGAGAAACGACTACAAAGATTCCGTTGCCTTCACTATTGAAAATGTGACATACCCGCTCGATTCGCTTGTAGCCAACATGAACAAAAGATTCGAATTCATAAGTAAACCTTTCACTTTTAGCATGCTGAGTGAAGGTGCTGTGAAGATGGCGAACGACAAGGTTCTCGAAATAGATGCAAAATATCTGCCGAAAAGAAATGAAGATTTCGCCAGACTGATGGAAGACTACAGAAACGGTATCTATATTTTCAAACTTCAGGAACTGGAGGTTTGGAACAAAATAAAAAGCGACAGCACATACCTCGTTCAGTACTACGATGCTCACAAAGCAGGATACAACTGGCCCGACAGAGTTGAATTTGGTGAAATTTTTGTTAAAACCGATTCACTTGCGAAATCAATCTACAAAGAAGCAATTTCCGGAGCTGACTTCGAGTCACTCGCCGGCAAATACACCGAAAGAAGCAACATGAGAGGCAAAATGGGGAAACATCCACTTCAGGATGTTAACTTCAACAACCTCTATCAGGAAGCTAATAAACACCCTGAGGGATTTATTACCGCTCCATTCAGCATTGACGGTGGTTTCTCGATCATCAAAGTTTACAAAAAAGACAAAAGCCGCACTAAGACTTACGAGGAAGCAAAACCGGAAGTATTAAGCGGTTACAATGAGCAGGAACAGAAAAATCTTGAGAATGTTTATATCAATTCGCTCAAAGCGAAATATAAACCGGTCTATTTCTATGATGCATTGAAAGAAGCCTTCAAGAACTAA
- a CDS encoding S8 family peptidase translates to MKKLSLIPFLFLVLIAFQGNYSTSKLSRSMETVVGRMSDTDSVLCWVFFKDKGPSTEKYLKNPSLVVTQKSIERRRKFKSEQNLIDETDLPVYSGYIDEFQKMGLQVKGKSKWLNSVSMYVAKSEVLKIEKLPFVSHIDLVVRFSKKYSSDLIEAPSVDQTKMILDNKDKFDLDYGQSLTQNQMMSVPAMHNLGVTGAGVTICVLDAGFNNLQHESFSQMTILDKWDFVNNDGGVGDSLDMGSGSHGTNVLSAIGGYKPGKLIGPAYGASYLLAKTENTDSETPIEEDNWIAGIEWADSLGADLATSSLGYLEYDPPFQSYTWQDMDGNTARITRAADLAVSKGIAVFVSAGNEGMDATHNTLGAPADGDSVISVGAVDASRARAYFSSVGLTVDGRIKPDIMAMGQGVRVASSYTLNGYSQSSGTSFSCPLAAGVGALILSQRPNISPVELANSLCSTADNASNPNREYGWGIINGLAALNSIPAMNIDDAAQTPSDIRVYGNYPNPFNPSTKIDFELSSISELTIDLYNATGEKVKRLGRGFFEPGRHTIDVEAGGLNSGVYFVKLKTSKSSKVVKIVLSK, encoded by the coding sequence ATGAAAAAACTTTCTCTCATCCCTTTCCTTTTCCTTGTTCTGATTGCATTTCAGGGAAATTATTCCACTTCAAAACTGTCCAGATCGATGGAGACGGTCGTTGGAAGGATGTCTGACACAGACTCCGTTCTCTGCTGGGTCTTTTTCAAGGACAAGGGTCCTTCCACCGAAAAGTACCTTAAAAACCCTTCACTTGTGGTTACACAAAAATCGATTGAAAGAAGACGAAAATTCAAGAGCGAGCAAAATTTAATTGACGAAACCGACCTGCCGGTTTATTCCGGATACATCGACGAGTTTCAGAAGATGGGGTTGCAGGTAAAAGGAAAGTCAAAATGGCTGAACAGTGTCAGCATGTATGTTGCAAAGTCGGAAGTACTGAAGATTGAAAAACTTCCTTTTGTGAGTCATATTGATCTTGTTGTGCGGTTTTCCAAGAAGTATTCTAGTGACCTTATCGAGGCTCCTTCTGTTGATCAGACAAAAATGATCCTTGACAATAAAGATAAATTTGATCTTGATTACGGTCAGAGCCTGACACAAAATCAGATGATGTCGGTGCCGGCGATGCACAACCTCGGTGTCACAGGTGCGGGTGTAACTATTTGTGTTCTGGATGCCGGTTTTAACAATTTGCAGCATGAATCGTTTTCGCAAATGACAATTTTGGACAAATGGGATTTTGTGAACAACGACGGTGGTGTTGGTGACAGTCTTGATATGGGAAGCGGCAGTCACGGAACGAATGTACTCTCGGCAATTGGCGGATACAAACCGGGGAAACTGATCGGTCCTGCATATGGTGCCTCTTATCTCCTTGCCAAGACTGAAAATACCGACAGTGAAACTCCAATAGAAGAGGACAACTGGATAGCAGGTATCGAGTGGGCAGACAGCCTCGGTGCCGATTTGGCAACATCATCGCTTGGATACCTTGAGTATGACCCTCCGTTTCAGAGTTACACATGGCAGGATATGGATGGAAACACGGCAAGAATCACAAGAGCTGCTGACCTCGCTGTTTCAAAAGGGATAGCTGTTTTTGTTTCTGCCGGTAATGAAGGAATGGATGCAACTCACAATACTCTTGGTGCACCAGCAGATGGTGACAGTGTTATCTCAGTTGGTGCTGTCGATGCATCCCGTGCACGGGCATATTTCTCAAGCGTCGGTTTGACAGTTGACGGTCGCATAAAACCGGATATAATGGCGATGGGTCAGGGAGTCAGGGTTGCGAGTTCTTATACACTGAATGGATATTCACAATCTTCAGGTACCTCGTTCTCATGTCCTTTGGCTGCCGGTGTGGGGGCACTCATCCTTTCCCAAAGACCAAACATCTCTCCTGTGGAACTTGCGAACTCGCTTTGCTCGACAGCAGACAACGCTTCGAATCCAAACAGAGAGTATGGCTGGGGGATCATAAACGGACTTGCAGCATTGAACTCAATTCCTGCCATGAACATCGATGATGCGGCTCAAACGCCTTCAGACATAAGAGTTTACGGAAATTACCCGAATCCTTTCAACCCCTCAACGAAAATTGATTTTGAATTGTCATCGATATCCGAACTGACGATAGATCTTTATAATGCGACGGGCGAGAAAGTAAAAAGACTCGGGAGAGGATTTTTCGAACCCGGCAGACACACAATTGATGTTGAAGCTGGTGGATTGAATTCGGGAGTCTATTTTGTAAAATTAAAAACCTCGAAAAGCTCAAAAGTTGTAAAGATTGTTCTTTCAAAGTAA